The following are from one region of the Staphylococcus argenteus genome:
- a CDS encoding GTP pyrophosphokinase — MYVDRKPSLYLEDLRHDFKNSLSKFENGDEAFDTLLGFVELDHIYSSALKEISTKLSILDDNFNHIYKHNPIHHMERRVKEMRSLIEKLNRKGLPISAQDAKKHIMDIAGIRVVCNYLEDVYLIEEMLLKQEDVQLMKRKDYIEHPKENGYRSLHIVVSIPVFLAERVEILPVEIQIRTIGMDMWASLEHKMRYKNNAETEKYRDLLKECATEITDVENKLQQIHSEITD, encoded by the coding sequence ATGTATGTAGATCGAAAACCATCTTTATATTTAGAAGATTTGCGACATGATTTTAAAAATAGTTTAAGTAAATTTGAAAATGGTGACGAAGCATTTGATACATTATTAGGTTTTGTAGAATTAGATCATATTTATTCATCAGCACTAAAAGAAATTAGTACAAAGCTAAGTATTTTAGATGATAATTTCAATCATATTTATAAACATAATCCTATTCATCATATGGAACGACGTGTTAAAGAAATGCGTAGTTTAATTGAAAAGTTAAATCGTAAAGGATTACCAATTAGTGCACAAGATGCTAAAAAGCATATCATGGATATCGCAGGTATACGCGTTGTTTGTAACTACTTAGAAGATGTGTATTTAATTGAAGAGATGCTTCTGAAACAAGAAGATGTTCAATTAATGAAACGAAAAGATTATATTGAGCATCCTAAAGAAAATGGTTACCGTAGTTTACATATAGTAGTGTCGATACCAGTATTTTTAGCAGAAAGAGTCGAAATATTACCAGTAGAAATACAGATTAGAACCATTGGCATGGATATGTGGGCAAGCTTAGAACATAAAATGCGTTACAAAAACAATGCAGAAACTGAAAAATATAGAGATTTATTAAAAGAATGCGCGACTGAAATTACTGATGTTGAAAACAAGTTACAACAAATTCATTCTGAAATCACGGATTAA
- a CDS encoding gluconate:H+ symporter, translating into MFNEIWPLISVVLGIVILLVLIIGFKLNTFISLIITSIITALMLGIPLTKIMETIEKGMGSTLGHIALIFGLGAILGKLLADGGGATRIADTLIQKFGQKHVQWAMLVAAFIVGIALFFEVGLVLLIPLVFTVAKRANVSVLKLGLPMVTALSVTHGFLPPHPGPVVIAKELKANVGDVLLYGMIIAIPVTLIAGPIFNKVAQKMIPSAYTREGDISALGAQKEFTDEEMPGFGVSLLTATLPVILMLFSTITQLVTGNAKPTNLFESIVYMVGTAGTAMLIAVLFAIVTMGLMRKRKMNHIMESVTNAIYPIGMMLLIIGGGGTFKQVLIDGGVGNTIAKMFEGTEMSPILLAWIVAAVLRIALGSATVAAISTTGIVLPLLQSSDVNVALVVLAIGAGSVILSHVNDAGFWMFKEYFGLTVKETFLTWSLLETIISVSGIIFILFISLFV; encoded by the coding sequence ATGTTCAACGAAATATGGCCTTTAATCAGTGTTGTACTAGGTATAGTTATTTTATTAGTATTAATCATTGGATTTAAATTAAACACATTTATATCATTAATCATTACATCTATAATTACAGCGTTAATGCTTGGGATACCATTGACTAAAATTATGGAAACGATTGAGAAAGGAATGGGCAGTACGCTTGGGCATATTGCACTGATTTTCGGATTAGGTGCCATCCTTGGTAAATTACTTGCTGATGGGGGTGGTGCAACACGAATTGCGGATACATTGATTCAAAAATTCGGACAAAAACATGTGCAATGGGCAATGCTTGTTGCAGCCTTTATCGTCGGTATTGCATTATTCTTCGAAGTCGGTCTAGTATTACTGATTCCATTAGTATTTACAGTGGCAAAACGCGCGAATGTTTCTGTATTAAAGCTAGGGCTACCTATGGTAACAGCTTTATCAGTGACACACGGGTTTTTACCACCGCATCCTGGTCCAGTTGTTATCGCAAAAGAATTAAAAGCCAATGTAGGTGATGTATTACTATACGGTATGATTATTGCCATTCCGGTTACACTCATTGCAGGTCCAATTTTTAATAAAGTTGCACAAAAAATGATTCCATCTGCATATACGCGTGAAGGAGATATTTCAGCGTTAGGCGCACAAAAAGAATTTACAGACGAAGAGATGCCAGGATTTGGTGTGAGTTTATTAACTGCAACATTGCCAGTTATATTGATGTTGTTTTCTACAATTACACAACTTGTGACAGGAAACGCCAAACCTACGAATCTATTTGAATCTATCGTTTATATGGTAGGCACTGCTGGAACTGCGATGTTGATAGCAGTATTGTTTGCAATCGTTACGATGGGCTTAATGAGAAAGCGCAAGATGAATCATATTATGGAATCAGTCACAAATGCTATTTATCCAATCGGCATGATGTTATTAATTATTGGTGGTGGCGGTACATTTAAACAAGTATTAATTGACGGTGGTGTCGGCAATACGATTGCTAAAATGTTTGAAGGTACAGAGATGTCGCCGATTTTACTAGCATGGATTGTTGCTGCAGTATTACGTATCGCGTTAGGTTCAGCCACAGTAGCTGCGATTTCAACTACAGGTATTGTCTTACCCTTATTACAATCATCAGATGTAAATGTAGCATTAGTCGTACTTGCGATTGGTGCAGGTAGTGTGATTTTGTCTCATGTGAACGATGCAGGATTTTGGATGTTTAAAGAATATTTTGGTTTAACTGTAAAAGAAACATTCCTTACATGGTCATTGTTAGAAACGATTATTTCAGTTTCAGGTATCATCTTTATATTATTTATTAGCTTATTTGTTTAA
- the fnbA gene encoding fibronectin-binding protein FnbA, whose amino-acid sequence MKNSLRYGIRKHKLGAASVFLGTMIVVGMGQDKEAAASEKNTTAVEENGNSTTDNKSSEQQTTTNNVNNIDGTQTYSTTSTEQPSNATQVTSEVAPKAVEAPQNVQTANVETVKEERIKEEAKPQVKETAKPQENNGDQKQVDLTPKKSTQNQVAETQVEVAQPRAAESKPRVTRSADVVEAKDTSDAKMETGTDVTSKVTVTESSIEGHNNTNKVEPHAGQRAVLKYKLKFEDGLKRGDYFDFTLSNNVNTYGVSTARKVPDIKNGSVVMATGKILEDGKIRYTFTNDVEHKVEVTANLEINLFIDPKTFQSNGEEKVTSSLNGSKTEKNLKIEYKNGVGTYYANVNGSIETFDKAKSKFTHVAYVKPLNQFKLGTVTVSGTVTDGSNPNGKNPTVKIYEVSNDGKELPQSVYLDASDTSKYKDVTNEMQSKLTVYKNGNYTLNLDKLDKSYVIHYSGEYLKDANEVNFRTQMFGYPEPRYGYYYNSYQLTWDNGLVLYSNKADGNGKNGQIIQNNDFEYKEDTLTETVTGQYDKNLVTTVEEETDSSTLDIDYHTAIDGEGGYVDGYIETIEETDSSILDIDYHTAVDSEAGHLEGYTESSEESNPIDFEESTHENSKHHADVVEYEEDTNPGGGQITTESNLVEFDEESTKGIVTGAISDHTTVEDTKEYTTESNLIELVDELPEEHGQAQGPIEEITENNHHISHSGLGTENGHGNYGIIEEIEENSHVDIKSELGYEGGQNSGNQSFEEDTEEDKPKYEQGGNIVDIDFDSVPQIQGQNKGDQSFEEDTEEDKPKYEQGGNIIDIDFDSVPHIHGFNKHNEMIEEDTNKDKPSYQFGGHNSVDFEEDTLPKVSGQNKGQQTIEEDTTPPIVPPTPPTPEVPSEPETPTPPAPEVPSEPEKPTPPTPEVPSEPEKPTPPTPDVPSEPEKPTPPTPEVPSEPETPTPPTPEVPSEPGKPVPPAKEEPKKPSKPVEQGKVVTPVIEINEKVKTVTPVKAQQPKQVDQKELPQTGSEESTNKGMLFGGLFGILGLALLRRNKKNNKA is encoded by the coding sequence GTGAAAAACAGTCTTAGGTACGGCATAAGGAAACATAAATTGGGCGCAGCATCAGTATTTTTAGGAACAATGATCGTTGTTGGCATGGGACAAGATAAAGAAGCAGCGGCATCAGAAAAAAATACTACAGCAGTAGAAGAAAATGGGAATTCAACTACTGATAATAAATCAAGTGAACAACAAACAACTACAAATAATGTTAATAATATAGATGGAACACAAACATATAGCACAACATCAACAGAACAACCATCAAACGCAACACAAGTAACATCAGAAGTAGCACCAAAAGCGGTAGAAGCACCACAAAATGTACAAACTGCTAATGTAGAAACAGTCAAAGAAGAGCGAATTAAGGAAGAAGCGAAACCTCAAGTTAAGGAAACGGCGAAACCTCAAGAAAATAACGGAGATCAAAAACAAGTAGATTTAACACCGAAAAAGTCTACACAAAATCAAGTGGCAGAAACTCAAGTAGAAGTTGCACAGCCAAGAGCAGCAGAAAGCAAACCACGTGTGACAAGATCAGCAGATGTTGTGGAAGCTAAGGATACTAGTGACGCGAAAATGGAAACGGGTACAGATGTGACAAGTAAAGTTACAGTGACTGAAAGCTCTATCGAAGGACATAATAATACAAATAAAGTAGAACCTCATGCAGGTCAAAGAGCGGTATTAAAATACAAATTAAAGTTCGAAGATGGGTTAAAAAGAGGCGATTACTTTGATTTTACATTATCAAATAATGTAAATACCTATGGAGTTTCAACAGCTAGAAAAGTACCAGATATCAAAAATGGATCTGTTGTCATGGCAACAGGCAAAATTTTAGAAGATGGTAAGATTAGATACACTTTCACTAATGATGTTGAACATAAAGTAGAGGTAACAGCAAATTTAGAAATTAATTTATTTATTGATCCAAAAACATTTCAAAGTAATGGAGAAGAAAAAGTTACATCTTCATTAAATGGTTCTAAAACTGAGAAGAATTTAAAAATAGAGTATAAAAATGGTGTGGGAACATATTATGCTAATGTGAATGGTTCAATAGAGACATTTGATAAAGCGAAGAGTAAATTTACACATGTGGCTTATGTTAAACCTTTAAATCAATTTAAATTAGGAACTGTTACAGTTTCTGGGACTGTTACTGATGGAAGTAATCCAAATGGTAAAAATCCAACTGTGAAAATTTATGAAGTATCAAATGATGGTAAAGAACTTCCGCAAAGTGTTTACTTAGACGCATCAGATACCAGTAAATATAAAGATGTAACTAATGAAATGCAAAGTAAATTAACAGTGTATAAAAATGGAAATTACACATTGAATTTGGATAAATTAGATAAGTCGTATGTAATTCATTATTCAGGTGAATATTTAAAGGACGCAAACGAAGTGAATTTTAGAACACAAATGTTTGGATATCCTGAACCACGTTATGGTTATTATTATAATAGCTATCAATTAACTTGGGATAATGGATTAGTTTTATATAGCAATAAAGCTGATGGCAATGGTAAAAATGGACAAATTATTCAAAATAATGATTTTGAGTATAAAGAAGATACTCTTACTGAAACTGTTACAGGACAATATGATAAGAATTTAGTAACTACCGTTGAAGAAGAAACAGATTCATCAACCCTTGACATTGATTACCACACAGCAATAGATGGTGAAGGCGGTTATGTTGATGGATACATTGAAACAATAGAAGAAACTGATTCGTCAATTTTAGACATCGACTACCATACTGCTGTGGATAGTGAAGCGGGGCACCTTGAAGGATATACTGAATCATCTGAAGAATCGAATCCAATTGATTTTGAAGAATCAACGCATGAAAATTCAAAACATCATGCTGATGTTGTTGAATATGAAGAGGATACAAATCCAGGTGGCGGTCAAATTACAACTGAGTCTAACTTAGTAGAATTTGATGAAGAGTCTACAAAAGGTATTGTGACAGGTGCAATTAGTGATCACACTACAGTTGAAGATACGAAAGAATATACAACTGAAAGTAATCTTATCGAATTAGTGGATGAATTACCTGAAGAGCATGGTCAAGCACAAGGTCCAATCGAGGAAATCACTGAAAACAATCATCATATTTCTCATTCTGGATTAGGTACTGAAAATGGTCATGGTAACTATGGCATCATTGAAGAAATTGAAGAAAATAGTCATGTTGATATTAAGAGTGAATTAGGTTATGAAGGTGGCCAAAATAGCGGTAACCAGTCATTCGAGGAAGATACAGAAGAAGACAAACCTAAATATGAGCAAGGCGGCAATATCGTAGATATCGATTTCGATAGTGTACCGCAAATACAAGGTCAAAATAAAGGTGATCAGTCATTCGAGGAAGATACAGAAGAAGACAAACCTAAGTATGAACAAGGCGGTAACATCATTGATATTGACTTTGACAGTGTGCCACATATTCACGGATTCAATAAGCACAATGAAATGATTGAAGAAGATACAAATAAAGATAAGCCAAGTTACCAATTTGGTGGACACAATAGTGTTGATTTTGAAGAGGACACACTTCCAAAAGTGAGTGGCCAAAACAAAGGACAACAAACGATTGAAGAAGATACAACGCCTCCAATCGTACCACCAACACCACCGACACCAGAAGTACCGAGTGAGCCGGAGACACCAACACCACCAGCACCAGAAGTACCGAGTGAGCCGGAAAAACCAACGCCACCAACACCAGAAGTACCAAGTGAGCCGGAAAAACCAACACCACCAACACCGGACGTGCCAAGTGAGCCGGAAAAACCAACACCACCAACGCCAGAAGTACCAAGTGAGCCAGAGACACCAACACCACCAACGCCAGAAGTACCATCTGAGCCAGGTAAACCAGTACCACCTGCAAAAGAAGAACCTAAAAAGCCTTCTAAACCAGTGGAACAAGGTAAGGTAGTAACACCTGTTATTGAAATCAATGAAAAGGTTAAAACAGTTACGCCAGTAAAAGCACAACAACCTAAACAAGTGGATCAAAAGGAATTGCCACAAACAGGTAGTGAAGAATCAACAAACAAAGGTATGCTTTTCGGTGGGCTATTCGGTATTCTAGGTTTAGCATTATTACGTAGAAACAAAAAGAATAACAAAGCATAA
- the gntK gene encoding gluconokinase — MKYMIGVDIGTTSTKSVLYDENGTFIMKHQIGYELHTPNVDVSEENPDELFDAVLMTIKYVMRESKINKDDIKFVSFSAQMHSLIAMDEQHQRLTNNITWADNRAAKYATLINEDYDGNAIYQRTGTPIHPMSPLAKIFWMKHEWQDVFQRTAKFADIKTYIFYQLFDTYIIDYSMASATGMFNLESLGWDVETLELLGISREMLPELVPTTYVMKGMKKRYATLMGLNEDTPFVIGASDGVLSNLGVNSVGKGEVAVTIGTSGAIRTVIDKPRTDYKGRIFCYVLTEDHYVIGGPVNNGGVVLRWLRDELLASEVETAKRLGVDPYDVLTQIAKRVKPGSEGLIFHPYLAGERAPLWNADARGSYFGLTLSHKKEHMIRAALEGVLYNLYTVYLALVEVMNETPKMIKATGGFAKSEVWRQMMADIFDTQLVVPESYESSCLGACVLGLKALGEIEDFSIVASMVGATNNHTPIEENVAIYQDLVSIFINLSRSLTENYEQISDFQRQHLTENKTQ, encoded by the coding sequence ATGAAATACATGATTGGTGTCGATATAGGAACGACAAGTACTAAATCAGTCTTATACGATGAAAATGGAACATTCATAATGAAACATCAAATTGGTTATGAACTGCATACACCGAATGTTGATGTCTCAGAAGAAAATCCAGATGAATTATTTGATGCAGTATTAATGACGATTAAATATGTTATGAGAGAGTCTAAAATTAATAAAGATGACATTAAGTTTGTATCATTTAGTGCACAAATGCATAGTTTAATTGCGATGGATGAACAGCATCAAAGGTTAACAAATAATATAACATGGGCAGACAACCGTGCAGCAAAATATGCGACATTAATTAATGAAGATTATGACGGAAATGCGATTTATCAACGTACAGGTACACCGATTCATCCAATGTCGCCATTAGCAAAGATTTTTTGGATGAAACATGAATGGCAAGATGTGTTTCAACGTACTGCCAAGTTTGCAGATATTAAGACATACATTTTCTATCAACTATTTGATACATATATCATAGATTATTCAATGGCTTCTGCAACAGGAATGTTCAACTTAGAATCATTAGGTTGGGATGTTGAAACATTAGAGCTGCTGGGTATTTCCCGGGAAATGTTGCCAGAATTAGTGCCAACAACTTATGTGATGAAAGGTATGAAGAAACGCTATGCGACATTAATGGGACTTAATGAAGATACACCGTTTGTTATTGGTGCTAGCGATGGCGTGCTTTCTAATTTAGGTGTCAACAGTGTTGGCAAAGGAGAAGTGGCTGTCACAATTGGTACCTCTGGAGCGATTCGTACTGTAATAGATAAACCACGTACAGATTACAAAGGAAGAATATTTTGTTACGTCTTAACAGAGGATCATTATGTAATTGGTGGTCCAGTGAATAATGGTGGTGTTGTATTGAGATGGTTACGAGATGAGTTGCTAGCGAGTGAAGTTGAAACTGCGAAACGTCTAGGTGTAGATCCATATGACGTTTTAACTCAAATTGCTAAGCGCGTCAAACCAGGCTCTGAAGGTTTGATTTTCCACCCATATTTAGCTGGGGAACGTGCACCACTATGGAACGCAGATGCAAGGGGATCGTATTTCGGTTTGACTTTATCTCATAAAAAAGAACATATGATTCGTGCGGCATTAGAAGGTGTACTCTACAATTTATATACCGTGTATCTCGCGCTAGTTGAAGTGATGAACGAAACGCCTAAGATGATTAAAGCGACGGGAGGCTTTGCGAAAAGTGAAGTATGGCGTCAAATGATGGCGGATATATTTGATACACAATTAGTAGTCCCAGAAAGTTATGAAAGTTCATGTTTAGGAGCATGTGTACTCGGACTTAAAGCGCTTGGAGAAATTGAAGACTTCTCAATTGTTGCATCAATGGTAGGCGCCACAAACAACCATACACCAATTGAAGAAAATGTAGCTATTTACCAAGATCTTGTATCCATTTTCATCAATTTAAGTCGTTCTCTAACAGAGAATTATGAACAAATTTCAGATTTTCAACGTCAACATTTGACTGAAAATAAAACACAATAA
- a CDS encoding GntR family transcriptional regulator has product MTYGYPEKWLEGMTTGEGIAAELRLGIVNGHIAEGTLLTENQIAKQFNVSRSPVRDAFKLLQQNQLIQLERMGAHVLPFGEQEKKEMYDLRLMLESFAFSRIKNQDQQPIVKEMKKQLEMMKVAVKFEDAESFTKHDFEFHETLIKASNHQYLNSFWNHLKPVMMSLVLTSMRQRMQQNPQDFERIHHNHQVFIDAVEQYDGQILKEAFHLNFDDVGKDVGGFWLN; this is encoded by the coding sequence ATGACGTACGGTTATCCTGAAAAATGGCTGGAAGGAATGACAACTGGTGAAGGTATCGCGGCAGAATTACGATTAGGCATTGTGAACGGTCATATAGCTGAAGGAACGTTACTCACTGAAAACCAAATAGCAAAGCAGTTTAATGTAAGTCGGTCGCCAGTTCGTGATGCTTTTAAATTATTGCAACAAAATCAACTTATTCAACTTGAAAGAATGGGTGCACACGTGCTGCCATTTGGAGAGCAAGAAAAGAAAGAAATGTATGATTTGCGATTAATGCTTGAGTCCTTTGCATTTTCACGTATTAAAAATCAAGACCAACAACCTATCGTCAAAGAAATGAAGAAACAACTTGAAATGATGAAGGTGGCAGTGAAATTTGAAGATGCAGAATCATTTACCAAACATGATTTTGAATTTCACGAAACATTAATTAAAGCATCAAATCATCAATACTTAAATTCATTTTGGAATCATTTGAAGCCTGTGATGATGTCACTCGTTTTAACTTCAATGCGTCAGCGTATGCAACAAAATCCACAAGATTTTGAACGTATTCATCATAATCACCAAGTATTTATTGATGCAGTGGAACAATATGATGGTCAAATTTTAAAAGAAGCGTTTCATTTGAATTTTGACGATGTTGGTAAAGATGTTGGAGGGTTTTGGTTAAATTAA
- a CDS encoding DUF2188 domain-containing protein yields the protein MPYKMKGYPEKWEEFEEVKRQKAIEIANTMLKEGYLEKDVIPIAAKKAKDWYRALSKEEIKALEEENIVQFHTATKEKTEVDSEDATTDNEEQIQEVSNRYKSKFDSETNESESGVIRQREPIVDGPHAKVVESFKDL from the coding sequence ATGCCCTATAAAATGAAAGGTTACCCCGAAAAATGGGAAGAATTCGAAGAAGTAAAACGGCAAAAAGCAATAGAAATTGCGAATACGATGCTGAAGGAAGGTTATCTTGAGAAAGACGTTATTCCTATTGCAGCGAAGAAAGCGAAAGATTGGTATCGAGCATTATCGAAAGAAGAAATTAAAGCATTAGAGGAAGAGAACATCGTGCAATTCCATACAGCAACAAAGGAAAAAACAGAGGTGGATAGTGAAGATGCAACAACTGATAATGAAGAACAAATTCAAGAAGTATCAAATCGATATAAATCAAAATTTGATAGTGAAACAAATGAAAGCGAAAGTGGTGTCATTCGACAAAGAGAACCAATCGTTGATGGTCCACATGCTAAAGTTGTGGAATCATTTAAAGACTTATAA
- a CDS encoding MerR family transcriptional regulator: MSNYSTGELAKLCNVTTRTIQYYDRKGILKPEGFTEGNRRVYTEQQRETLELILLLKDLGCALSDIDMLLKGDSTLKTLNAMLELKQQDIDRQIKQQKTMLNKIKNIQHYVNDESKSPISHLKDIDNVMSKSNEMKNIRRKIWISAGMMGVIQYSSIMSAILMKNKWPFLIALPFMIGYGIGVTAYYQRKVAYLCPNCQHVFSPSLWQVVKAPHTATTRRFECPNCHETHYCIEIPKTHMSSEKLHGSKVYPTIK, translated from the coding sequence ATGTCTAACTATTCAACTGGAGAACTCGCAAAGTTATGTAATGTGACAACTCGAACAATTCAATACTATGATCGCAAAGGTATTTTGAAACCTGAAGGATTTACAGAAGGTAATCGTCGTGTATACACAGAGCAACAACGAGAAACATTAGAGTTAATCTTATTACTTAAAGATTTAGGTTGTGCGTTAAGCGATATAGATATGCTGTTAAAAGGCGACAGTACATTGAAGACGCTCAATGCCATGCTTGAACTTAAACAACAAGACATTGACCGACAAATCAAACAACAAAAAACGATGTTAAACAAAATTAAAAATATCCAACATTACGTAAATGATGAGTCGAAGTCTCCAATATCACATCTAAAAGACATAGATAATGTCATGAGTAAATCAAACGAAATGAAAAACATTCGTCGTAAAATTTGGATTAGCGCTGGTATGATGGGAGTCATCCAATATTCTAGTATTATGAGTGCAATATTGATGAAAAACAAATGGCCGTTTTTAATCGCTTTACCATTTATGATTGGTTATGGCATTGGTGTCACTGCATATTACCAACGCAAAGTTGCCTATTTATGTCCGAATTGTCAACATGTGTTCTCGCCATCTTTATGGCAGGTTGTTAAAGCGCCACACACAGCGACAACACGTCGTTTTGAATGTCCGAACTGTCATGAAACACACTATTGTATTGAGATACCTAAAACACATATGAGTTCAGAAAAATTACATGGGTCAAAAGTATATCCAACAATTAAATAA
- a CDS encoding FUSC family protein, translating into MIIPALIGYLYGNFQFGLLVATGTLAHIYVFNGSAKSKIRTVIICNLAFAICMILGTLTATTPLVFGLTLLIVTVIPFYIFTALKIAGPSSTFFIVTFSLPINLPIAPEEALYRGFAIILGGILATLMVLVTILLSKTKAEEQAIQNDFTLIKKLLHHYNEKEKFLEVATSAVNVFKASDKLLISSNSSSEKLSSRFQKLLLLHTSAQGIYSELLELNAKNIRPLPDELIEMMDYIIQQIRHPKQELDYWRKEVTVTNDFENLFNHILKIDEIANANSERIEYEADIHKPLYSKRIYQNLTLDSIVFRNTLRYAAIMMGAIFIALMFDFDKAYWIPLSTHTVLLGTSTIHAIERGMARGLGTMLGVLVLSIILFFSIPTPVAVVLMGVAALFTEALVAANYAIAVIFITIQVILMNGLASRNLSIDIAFPRMTDVTIGIIIAIIGLFVLGQRTASALLPTVMAEVIRKEATIFHYLFSENKYKDEAYLKNEAINLSVKLNNMTQIYHAANGELFSNKMAVRNHYPSIFAIEEISFMLNRAMTNESRYTIDEQLMGTYLVVFENIAKHFELNESLAIKTLPDLPQYNYIQSALMHMQESSVDMR; encoded by the coding sequence ATGATAATCCCAGCTTTAATTGGATATTTATATGGCAATTTTCAATTTGGATTACTCGTTGCGACAGGGACATTGGCACATATTTATGTGTTTAATGGATCTGCTAAATCAAAGATTAGAACTGTTATCATATGTAATTTAGCGTTTGCTATTTGTATGATTTTAGGTACTTTAACGGCTACAACGCCATTAGTTTTCGGTCTGACTTTGCTAATTGTCACGGTTATTCCATTTTATATTTTTACAGCTTTGAAAATTGCGGGACCTTCATCGACTTTTTTTATTGTAACGTTTAGCTTACCTATCAATTTACCGATAGCACCAGAAGAGGCATTATATAGAGGATTTGCCATTATTTTAGGTGGCATATTAGCTACTTTGATGGTGTTGGTAACAATCTTACTATCTAAGACGAAAGCAGAAGAACAAGCAATTCAGAATGATTTCACGCTTATCAAGAAATTATTACATCATTATAATGAAAAGGAAAAATTTTTGGAGGTTGCTACTTCAGCGGTAAATGTATTTAAAGCTTCGGATAAATTATTGATTAGTTCAAATTCAAGTAGCGAAAAATTGAGCTCGCGCTTTCAAAAGTTGTTATTGTTGCATACATCTGCGCAAGGTATTTACTCTGAATTATTGGAATTAAATGCTAAAAATATAAGGCCATTACCAGATGAATTGATAGAAATGATGGATTACATCATTCAGCAAATAAGACATCCTAAGCAAGAGTTGGATTATTGGCGCAAAGAAGTTACTGTAACAAACGACTTTGAAAATCTATTTAATCATATTTTGAAAATTGACGAGATAGCAAATGCAAATTCTGAACGCATTGAATATGAAGCAGATATTCATAAGCCACTTTATAGTAAACGAATTTATCAAAATTTAACTTTGGATTCCATTGTCTTTCGTAATACATTGCGCTATGCAGCTATTATGATGGGAGCAATATTTATTGCGCTTATGTTCGATTTCGACAAGGCATATTGGATACCATTATCTACACATACTGTATTGTTAGGTACTTCGACAATCCATGCGATTGAAAGAGGTATGGCACGTGGATTAGGAACGATGTTAGGCGTATTAGTGTTGTCGATCATATTATTCTTTTCAATACCAACACCAGTTGCAGTTGTGTTAATGGGCGTTGCTGCTTTATTTACTGAGGCTTTGGTAGCAGCAAATTATGCGATAGCAGTTATTTTTATAACAATTCAAGTAATCTTAATGAATGGATTGGCGTCACGAAATTTATCCATTGATATTGCTTTTCCAAGAATGACAGATGTGACTATAGGGATCATCATTGCTATTATAGGTTTATTTGTCCTTGGTCAACGTACGGCCTCAGCATTGCTTCCGACTGTAATGGCTGAAGTGATTCGTAAAGAAGCAACAATTTTTCATTATTTGTTCTCTGAAAATAAATATAAAGATGAGGCCTATTTGAAAAATGAAGCGATTAACTTATCGGTAAAATTAAATAATATGACACAAATTTATCATGCTGCTAATGGTGAATTATTCAGTAATAAAATGGCAGTTCGAAATCATTATCCGAGTATATTTGCAATTGAAGAAATAAGTTTTATGTTAAACAGAGCGATGACTAACGAGTCGCGTTATACGATAGATGAGCAATTAATGGGTACATATTTAGTTGTATTCGAAAATATAGCGAAACATTTTGAACTAAATGAGTCTCTAGCCATTAAGACATTACCAGATTTACCGCAATACAATTATATTCAATCAGCACTCATGCATATGCAAGAAAGCAGTGTTGATATGCGATAA